In Bacillus sp. Cs-700, one genomic interval encodes:
- the dnaG gene encoding DNA primase — protein sequence MSGRIPEEKIEAIRRSTDIVDVISDYVQLKKQGRNFFGLCPFHGESTPSFSVAPDKQIYHCFGCGAGGNAFSFLMEIEGYNFVEAVQSLGQKSGIDLPEVQENQSGSAKTNSENDTIYKAHDFLAKLYNHCMVKTPEGEQARAYLNERGFSKEMIEKFQLGFAPDSWDYATSYLEKRNYPLAKVADAGLLAKREFDGKYFDRFRNRIMFPIWDPKGRPVAFGGRIIGDGEPKYLNSPETKLFQKGKFLYGFHLTRSAIRLKDQAILLEGYVDVITAYGNGVQNVVASLGTALTKDQAKLLRRQTESVVICYDSDKAGTNAATRAADELMEAGCYVRIAKMPGGLDPDDYIRTYGAERFEKDVIGAAPTVMAFKMEVFRSGKNLSDEGERIRYIEEVLKEISRLPNAVERDHYLRQLAEEFSLSLDALKQQVSQFYKEGKKSKDNAPPKRDNNARKNFYVKKKLLPAFQNAERILLAYMMRDLEVAEKVQEEVGGSFNIDEHSAIAAYLYSFYANGHEADVSQFMEQLTDPNLVKIASELAMMDLNNDVSDKELHDYIRQVLNYPEWIKIEEREKEKKEAEMKQDFVQAAKIAMEILEMKKNLKNSF from the coding sequence ATGAGTGGCAGAATCCCAGAAGAAAAAATTGAAGCGATTCGCCGATCCACAGATATTGTTGATGTGATTAGCGATTATGTCCAACTGAAAAAGCAAGGAAGAAATTTCTTTGGCCTTTGTCCTTTTCACGGTGAAAGCACTCCTTCATTTTCAGTAGCGCCGGACAAACAAATTTACCACTGCTTCGGATGTGGTGCTGGCGGTAACGCTTTTTCATTTTTAATGGAAATTGAAGGGTATAACTTTGTAGAAGCTGTTCAAAGTCTTGGACAAAAATCCGGTATTGACTTACCTGAAGTGCAAGAGAACCAGAGCGGTAGTGCAAAAACAAATTCTGAGAATGACACCATATATAAGGCCCATGACTTTCTCGCTAAACTATACAATCATTGTATGGTTAAGACACCGGAAGGCGAACAAGCCCGTGCTTATCTTAATGAACGAGGTTTTTCGAAAGAGATGATTGAAAAGTTCCAGTTAGGCTTTGCACCTGACTCTTGGGACTATGCAACATCGTATTTAGAAAAAAGAAACTATCCTCTCGCAAAAGTGGCTGACGCAGGCTTACTCGCCAAAAGAGAATTTGATGGAAAGTATTTCGATCGCTTTCGAAATAGGATTATGTTTCCGATTTGGGATCCAAAAGGAAGACCGGTTGCATTCGGAGGAAGAATCATAGGAGACGGCGAACCTAAATATTTAAATAGTCCGGAAACGAAGCTTTTTCAAAAAGGGAAGTTTCTCTATGGATTTCACCTTACCCGCTCCGCTATTCGCTTAAAAGATCAGGCAATCCTTTTAGAAGGCTATGTTGATGTGATTACAGCGTACGGAAATGGGGTACAAAACGTTGTAGCAAGTTTAGGTACGGCTTTAACGAAGGATCAAGCAAAGCTGCTGCGAAGACAGACAGAGTCCGTGGTCATTTGTTATGACTCAGATAAGGCTGGAACCAATGCTGCCACAAGAGCGGCAGACGAATTAATGGAAGCCGGGTGCTACGTTAGAATAGCAAAAATGCCAGGTGGACTAGATCCCGATGACTATATCCGGACATACGGTGCAGAACGGTTTGAAAAGGATGTAATAGGGGCAGCGCCAACGGTAATGGCTTTTAAAATGGAGGTTTTTCGATCAGGAAAAAACCTATCGGATGAAGGAGAACGAATCCGCTATATCGAAGAAGTACTTAAAGAAATTAGCCGTCTTCCTAATGCTGTTGAACGCGATCATTATTTACGGCAGCTAGCGGAAGAATTCTCACTTTCACTCGATGCTTTAAAGCAGCAGGTTTCCCAGTTTTATAAAGAGGGGAAGAAAAGTAAGGATAATGCTCCTCCGAAAAGGGATAATAATGCTAGGAAAAATTTCTATGTTAAGAAAAAGCTCTTACCAGCATTCCAGAATGCAGAACGTATCTTACTTGCTTATATGATGCGTGATCTGGAAGTGGCAGAAAAAGTACAGGAAGAGGTTGGCGGTTCGTTTAATATTGACGAGCATAGTGCGATTGCTGCATATCTATATAGCTTTTATGCTAACGGCCATGAAGCTGACGTTAGTCAATTCATGGAGCAGCTGACTGATCCTAACCTTGTTAAAATTGCTTCTGAACTGGCCATGATGGATTTAAATAATGACGTGTCGGACAAAGAATTACATGATTATATCCGGCAGGTGTTAAACTATCCAGAATGGATAAAGATAGAAGAGAGAGAAAAAGAAAAGAAAGAAGCGGAAATGAAGCAAGATTTTGTCCAGGCAGCCAAGATCGCTATGGAAATTCTTGAAATGAAAAAGAACTTAAAAAATTCATTTTAA
- a CDS encoding DUF188 domain-containing protein: MTKKKLTLFVDADACPVLIKEEIMSFQKALSEVETIFVASYAHMSTTFREAKWVMVDSEKEEADLYIHRHAQKGDIAVTQDYGLASLLLPKGVFVLSPRGKRYTEENISTLLHTRYLASKSRRAGKHTKGPRKFTGDDRVQFREELIKILSNYEGDYFYLLKL, from the coding sequence ATGACGAAAAAGAAACTGACGCTTTTTGTCGATGCAGATGCATGTCCTGTTTTAATTAAAGAAGAAATTATGTCTTTTCAGAAAGCTCTATCAGAAGTAGAAACGATTTTTGTCGCTTCTTATGCCCATATGAGCACCACGTTCCGTGAGGCGAAGTGGGTTATGGTAGACTCTGAAAAGGAAGAAGCAGATCTCTATATTCATCGTCATGCCCAAAAAGGCGATATTGCTGTAACCCAAGACTATGGTCTTGCAAGTTTGCTCCTTCCAAAAGGTGTTTTTGTTCTTTCTCCAAGAGGGAAACGGTATACAGAAGAGAACATATCGACTCTTTTACATACGCGGTACCTGGCATCTAAAAGTAGAAGAGCTGGTAAGCATACAAAAGGTCCACGAAAGTTTACCGGTGATGATCGAGTTCAATTTCGGGAAGAACTAATAAAAATATTGTCGAATTATGAAGGAGATTATTTTTATTTGTTGAAACTATAG
- a CDS encoding pyruvate, water dikinase regulatory protein, which produces MTNSTNRAIVYVISDSVGETAELVVKAAASQFDPTDFDVRRVPYVEDTATIHEVMTLAKETKAIVAFTLVVPELRNFLLEVASKENIQAIDIIGPMIDHMQTVIGKEPRNEPGLVHKLDEDYFRRVEAIEFAVKYDDGRDPRGIALADIVLVGVSRTSKTPLSQYLAHKRLKVANVPIVPEVDPPDELFNVAEGKCYALKISPEKLNNIRKERLIALGLNAEASYANMTRIKDELEYFDTIINKMNCQVIDVSNRAVEETANLILSLHKGKHTS; this is translated from the coding sequence ATGACGAATTCAACGAATCGTGCTATTGTGTATGTGATTTCTGATTCGGTAGGCGAAACAGCGGAACTTGTTGTAAAGGCAGCGGCAAGTCAATTTGACCCTACCGATTTTGATGTCCGAAGAGTCCCTTATGTAGAAGATACAGCGACAATTCACGAAGTGATGACTCTTGCCAAAGAAACAAAAGCGATTGTCGCTTTTACTCTCGTAGTTCCGGAGTTAAGAAATTTCCTACTTGAAGTCGCATCAAAAGAAAATATTCAGGCTATTGATATTATTGGTCCAATGATTGACCATATGCAAACAGTAATAGGGAAAGAACCACGAAATGAGCCTGGACTTGTACATAAACTTGACGAAGACTATTTTCGTCGAGTAGAAGCAATAGAATTTGCGGTGAAGTATGATGATGGGAGAGATCCGCGTGGGATTGCTCTTGCGGATATTGTGCTTGTCGGTGTTTCTAGAACTTCTAAAACCCCTTTATCACAATATTTAGCACATAAGAGGTTGAAGGTAGCCAATGTTCCTATAGTTCCTGAAGTCGATCCGCCTGATGAATTATTTAATGTTGCTGAAGGAAAATGCTATGCTCTAAAAATAAGTCCTGAGAAGTTAAATAACATTCGTAAAGAGCGACTAATTGCGCTTGGATTAAATGCTGAAGCAAGCTATGCTAATATGACAAGAATCAAAGATGAACTGGAATATTTCGATACGATTATTAATAAAATGAACTGCCAAGTTATTGATGTTTCAAATCGAGCAGTAGAGGAAACAGCTAATTTAATTTTAAGCCTTCATAAAGGAAAGCATACATCTTAA
- a CDS encoding helix-turn-helix transcriptional regulator, with the protein MVILIQLNNRQETILQIVKNEGPITGEHIAEKLSLTRATLRPDLAILTMAGYLDARPRVGYFYTGKTGSQLLTEKIRKIKVDDYKSIPVVVQENASVYDAICSMFLEDVGTLFVVNELAHLVGVLSRKDLLRAALGKQDLESIPVTIIMTRMPNITVCQRDDLLIEVANQLIEKQIDALPIVKEVENGIEVIGRITKTNVTRALVDLAKDEII; encoded by the coding sequence GTGGTGATTCTTATCCAATTAAACAATAGGCAGGAAACCATCCTTCAGATCGTGAAAAATGAAGGGCCGATTACAGGGGAGCACATTGCAGAGAAGCTCAGTTTAACTAGAGCTACGCTTAGACCAGATCTAGCCATTTTAACAATGGCAGGCTATCTTGACGCGAGGCCAAGAGTCGGGTATTTTTATACAGGTAAAACAGGTTCACAGCTTCTTACTGAGAAAATAAGAAAAATTAAGGTTGATGATTACAAATCAATCCCCGTCGTTGTACAAGAAAACGCAAGTGTGTATGATGCAATATGTTCCATGTTCCTAGAAGATGTCGGCACATTGTTTGTAGTGAATGAATTGGCACATCTCGTTGGTGTATTATCTAGAAAAGATCTATTAAGAGCTGCACTTGGTAAACAAGATCTTGAAAGTATACCCGTCACAATTATTATGACGAGAATGCCGAATATTACTGTATGTCAGAGAGATGATCTCTTAATCGAAGTAGCGAATCAGTTAATTGAAAAGCAGATTGATGCATTGCCGATCGTAAAAGAAGTAGAGAATGGTATTGAGGTTATTGGAAGGATAACCAAGACAAATGTAACGCGAGCACTAGTGGATCTTGCCAAAGACGAAATTATTTAG
- the recO gene encoding DNA repair protein RecO, whose translation MLKKVEGIVIRTVDYGETNKILTIYSRETGKVGVMARGAKKPKSRLSAVSQLFVYGQYLYQHTSGLGGLNQGEIIDSFRSIRNDLFLTSYAAYAAELVDKLTEERKPNPYLFEMLYQVLHALNEEKDPEVILFIFELKMLRVAGITPQLDRCANCGLSEGKFHFSINEGGLLCHRCLSVDPYNIPIMKRTAELLHLFAHIDLGRLGNISLKKETKKEIRQILNLYFDAYSGLYLKSKRFLDQLDRFKLE comes from the coding sequence TTGTTAAAAAAGGTTGAAGGAATTGTGATTCGAACCGTGGACTATGGTGAAACAAATAAAATACTGACGATTTATTCTAGAGAGACGGGTAAGGTTGGCGTCATGGCAAGAGGCGCAAAAAAACCTAAAAGCCGTCTTTCTGCTGTTTCGCAACTTTTTGTCTATGGACAGTACCTTTATCAGCATACATCGGGTCTTGGGGGATTGAATCAGGGAGAAATAATTGATTCTTTTCGCTCCATAAGAAATGATTTGTTTCTCACTTCCTATGCGGCATATGCAGCAGAGTTAGTTGATAAATTAACAGAAGAGAGAAAACCCAATCCCTATTTATTTGAAATGCTTTATCAGGTTCTTCATGCGTTAAATGAGGAAAAAGACCCTGAAGTTATTTTATTTATTTTTGAGCTTAAAATGCTTCGCGTTGCGGGAATTACACCACAACTAGATCGATGTGCAAACTGTGGTCTTTCTGAAGGGAAGTTTCATTTCTCTATTAATGAAGGTGGGTTACTATGTCATCGGTGTCTTTCAGTGGATCCATATAACATTCCGATCATGAAACGGACGGCAGAACTTCTTCATTTATTTGCACACATTGATTTGGGAAGATTGGGAAATATTTCACTAAAAAAAGAAACGAAAAAAGAAATTAGACAAATTCTTAACCTTTATTTTGATGCTTATTCCGGCCTTTATTTAAAATCAAAACGTTTTTTGGATCAGTTGGACCGGTTTAAACTTGAGTAA
- a CDS encoding YqzL family protein — MLEFTWKIFCETGNIDTYLLLKEMEIPNDEDNDSLAEMEEVPRLS, encoded by the coding sequence GTGTTAGAGTTTACCTGGAAAATATTTTGTGAAACAGGAAACATTGATACTTATCTTCTTTTGAAGGAAATGGAAATACCGAATGATGAAGACAATGATTCTCTCGCCGAGATGGAAGAAGTACCTCGTCTCTCTTGA
- the era gene encoding GTPase Era produces the protein MSKEVFKSGFVSIVGRPNVGKSTLLNEVIGQKIAIMSDKAQTTRNKVQGVYSRDDAQVVFIDTPGIHKPKHKLGDFMIKMAQSSLNEVDLILFVINAEEGYGAGDQYIIDRLQNVESPVFLVINKIDQVHPEQLFPMINFYKDKYSFAEIVPISALQGNNVNTLLEQIVDYLEEGPQYYPSDHVTDHPERFIVAELVREKVLHLTREEIPHSVTVVTEQMAKREGSDVIDIHVTVVVERSSQKGIIIGKQGKMLKEVGKRARQDIEALLGSRVFMEIWVKVVKDWRNKPSSLRDYGYREDDY, from the coding sequence ATGAGTAAAGAAGTGTTTAAGTCAGGATTTGTATCTATCGTCGGTAGACCCAATGTAGGGAAATCGACGTTGTTAAACGAAGTTATTGGACAAAAAATTGCGATTATGAGTGATAAAGCACAAACAACCCGGAATAAGGTACAGGGTGTCTATTCAAGAGATGATGCTCAAGTTGTTTTCATTGATACCCCAGGTATTCATAAGCCTAAACATAAACTTGGCGATTTTATGATCAAAATGGCTCAGAGTTCATTAAATGAAGTTGATTTAATTTTATTTGTGATTAATGCAGAAGAAGGTTATGGTGCTGGTGATCAGTACATTATAGATCGTTTGCAAAATGTAGAAAGCCCAGTCTTTCTTGTGATTAACAAAATTGACCAGGTTCACCCAGAACAGCTATTCCCAATGATCAATTTTTATAAAGATAAATATTCTTTTGCTGAAATTGTTCCAATCTCTGCATTGCAGGGAAATAACGTTAATACTCTCCTTGAGCAAATTGTTGACTACCTTGAAGAAGGGCCACAGTATTACCCAAGTGATCACGTTACCGATCACCCTGAACGCTTTATTGTAGCTGAGCTTGTGAGAGAGAAAGTTCTTCATTTAACGAGAGAAGAAATTCCTCACTCTGTTACGGTAGTAACCGAGCAAATGGCAAAACGTGAAGGATCTGATGTCATTGATATTCACGTAACGGTGGTTGTTGAACGTTCTTCTCAGAAGGGCATCATTATTGGAAAGCAAGGAAAGATGCTAAAAGAAGTTGGGAAACGAGCTCGTCAAGATATTGAAGCTCTTCTAGGTTCCCGTGTATTTATGGAAATCTGGGTGAAAGTTGTGAAGGACTGGCGTAATAAACCTTCCTCGTTACGTGATTATGGTTATCGAGAAGATGACTATTAA
- a CDS encoding cytidine deaminase, whose amino-acid sequence MEKQMLIEEAKKAREMAYVPYSKFKVGAALLSEDGTVFGGCNIENAAYSMCNCAERTALFKAYSEGHKSYKAIAVVADTKRPVPPCGACRQVISELCDPEMQVILTNLDGKIQELTVSELLPGAFSPEDLNE is encoded by the coding sequence ATGGAAAAGCAAATGTTGATCGAGGAAGCAAAAAAAGCAAGAGAGATGGCCTATGTGCCCTACTCAAAGTTTAAAGTAGGTGCGGCATTGCTTTCTGAGGATGGTACGGTATTTGGCGGATGTAATATTGAAAATGCTGCTTATAGTATGTGTAATTGTGCAGAGCGGACGGCTTTATTTAAAGCCTACTCAGAAGGCCATAAATCATATAAAGCCATTGCAGTTGTAGCTGATACAAAGCGTCCTGTCCCACCTTGTGGTGCATGTAGACAAGTGATCTCAGAACTATGTGACCCAGAAATGCAAGTGATTTTAACTAACTTAGATGGAAAAATACAGGAATTAACCGTCAGCGAATTACTTCCTGGCGCATTTTCACCGGAGGATTTGAATGAGTAA
- a CDS encoding diacylglycerol kinase family protein, giving the protein MASQDKRSRLVRFLRSFLYASQGFRYLIKNEQNFLFHLLAGFVVIIAGLVLELPIIKMCVLLTVIGIMLSLEALNTGIERTVDLITEEEHPIAKVAKDVSAAAVFLFAVISVIIGVLLFFEPIAQLFQS; this is encoded by the coding sequence ATGGCCTCACAAGATAAACGTTCAAGGCTTGTGCGGTTTTTGCGAAGTTTTCTATATGCATCGCAAGGTTTTCGTTACTTAATAAAAAATGAACAAAACTTTCTCTTCCATCTCCTAGCAGGTTTTGTGGTAATAATAGCTGGGTTAGTGTTGGAGTTACCAATAATTAAAATGTGTGTGTTGCTAACTGTAATCGGTATCATGCTAAGTTTGGAAGCACTAAATACAGGCATTGAAAGAACAGTTGATTTAATTACCGAAGAAGAACATCCTATAGCCAAGGTAGCAAAGGATGTGTCAGCTGCAGCAGTCTTTCTTTTTGCAGTTATTTCAGTTATAATCGGTGTCCTTCTCTTTTTTGAACCGATTGCTCAGTTGTTTCAGTCATAA
- the ybeY gene encoding rRNA maturation RNase YbeY has protein sequence MNLTIDFIDETETLKQDQLEMLEKLLSHAAKEEGVEDGSEVSIMFVNNERITEINRDYRGKDQPTDVISFALDDEEEGDDPIVFNEQIPHLLGEIVISVPKIEEQAADYGHSFERELGFLCVHGFLHLLGYDHMTDEDEKEMFSKQKVLLEQYGLTR, from the coding sequence ATGAATCTAACAATCGATTTTATTGATGAAACTGAAACATTAAAACAAGATCAGCTTGAAATGCTTGAAAAATTATTGAGCCATGCAGCAAAGGAAGAAGGGGTTGAAGATGGAAGCGAAGTGTCCATTATGTTTGTAAATAATGAGCGGATCACGGAGATTAACCGAGATTATCGCGGTAAAGATCAGCCTACTGATGTCATTTCCTTTGCTCTTGATGACGAAGAAGAGGGTGATGATCCGATCGTATTTAATGAACAAATACCGCACCTGCTTGGAGAAATTGTCATTTCGGTGCCGAAAATAGAAGAGCAGGCAGCTGATTATGGACATAGCTTTGAACGTGAACTGGGTTTTTTATGTGTTCATGGTTTCCTTCATTTACTCGGTTATGACCATATGACAGACGAAGATGAGAAAGAAATGTTCAGTAAACAAAAAGTGCTTTTAGAGCAATATGGCCTCACAAGATAA
- a CDS encoding HD family phosphohydrolase, with translation MIAKIKQLLQNNLRNIEQIKMIKWSLYGLVALIMYLTMLSNVMPESLDITLYSRADHDIASPITIENKTATEDERSKAAQVDAKYVYRDEVSQSQFDKLNDLFSGIDKVKKNEPEEKTTQEKISELQSIISDSMSDELTDDTLKPLIEAEPSQISLIKELTLSEVMEVMTDRVSIDNLEQSKSDVEDRLSLTSLPTDQKKAMITVAQQSIVPNYFLDPEQTEQSRQEAIEAVQPVMIREGQIIVEEGAMINREVMEQLRLAGLLDEGFDAVPYVGLALLVMLLTGYLYYFFQDVKSRVRSSNTNLLILVLIYLSTLLVLKLSSLLQGIEVPGIAYIVPAAVGSMLIKMLFNEQLAIASSLLFGVCAGVFFNGEITGPMNASLGFYVLMSSLSGVFFLGKRNHRSNILTAGLLVSLINIVAVAILLMLKNGQYGGIELSYHFVFAFLSGFLSSMLTLGLMPFFEAGFRIISTTRLIELSNPNHPLLRKILVETPGTYHHSVMVANLSEAACESIEANGLLARVGAYYHDIGKTKRPHFFIENQMNMENPHDKISPHLSKTIIVSHASDGAEMLRKHRLPKEIVDIAEQHHGTTLLKYFYYKASELPDQTVSEMEFRYPGPKAQTKEAAVVGIADCIEAAVRSMTKPNPTTIESLVRKIITDRLEDGQFDECDLSLKELDIVARTILETLNGIFHSRIEYPTEIKKKVTS, from the coding sequence ATGATTGCGAAGATTAAGCAATTGTTGCAAAATAATCTCCGTAATATTGAACAAATTAAAATGATCAAATGGTCGCTTTATGGACTAGTGGCACTCATTATGTACTTAACGATGTTATCAAATGTTATGCCAGAATCCCTGGATATTACGCTATATTCAAGAGCTGATCATGATATTGCTTCACCAATTACGATAGAAAATAAAACCGCTACAGAAGATGAGCGATCAAAAGCCGCTCAAGTTGATGCGAAGTATGTTTACCGTGATGAGGTTTCACAGTCCCAGTTTGATAAGTTAAATGATTTGTTTTCCGGGATAGATAAAGTGAAAAAAAATGAACCCGAGGAAAAAACGACTCAAGAAAAAATTTCAGAGCTTCAATCAATTATTTCTGACTCAATGTCTGATGAACTTACAGATGATACATTAAAGCCGTTAATTGAAGCGGAACCTTCTCAAATTAGTTTAATAAAAGAACTAACGTTATCTGAGGTAATGGAAGTTATGACTGATCGTGTATCAATTGATAATTTAGAGCAATCTAAATCAGATGTTGAAGACCGATTATCTCTTACTTCGCTCCCAACTGACCAGAAGAAAGCAATGATTACAGTAGCACAGCAAAGTATTGTACCAAATTACTTTCTTGATCCAGAACAAACAGAACAAAGTCGTCAAGAAGCAATTGAAGCTGTCCAGCCAGTAATGATACGCGAAGGACAAATCATTGTGGAAGAAGGCGCCATGATTAACCGAGAAGTAATGGAGCAGCTTCGACTAGCTGGTTTACTTGATGAAGGTTTTGATGCTGTTCCGTATGTAGGACTTGCTCTTCTTGTGATGTTACTTACAGGATATTTATATTATTTCTTTCAAGACGTAAAATCAAGAGTTCGTTCTTCAAATACAAACCTCCTTATTCTAGTGCTTATTTATCTCAGCACCCTTCTAGTTCTTAAGCTATCAAGCTTATTACAGGGGATAGAGGTTCCTGGGATTGCTTATATCGTTCCAGCAGCAGTAGGGTCTATGTTAATAAAGATGCTATTTAACGAACAATTAGCAATTGCTTCAAGCTTACTTTTTGGCGTTTGTGCTGGGGTTTTCTTTAACGGAGAAATTACTGGGCCAATGAATGCCTCGCTTGGATTCTACGTTTTAATGAGTTCGTTATCGGGAGTGTTTTTTCTTGGAAAGAGAAATCATCGTTCAAACATTTTAACAGCGGGATTGCTTGTTTCACTAATAAACATAGTAGCTGTGGCTATATTATTAATGTTAAAGAATGGCCAATATGGTGGTATTGAACTTAGCTATCATTTTGTCTTTGCCTTTTTGTCTGGTTTCTTATCTTCCATGTTAACTCTGGGATTAATGCCGTTTTTTGAAGCTGGATTCCGCATTATTTCGACTACAAGGTTAATTGAATTATCAAATCCAAATCACCCCTTGTTAAGAAAAATACTTGTGGAAACGCCTGGAACTTATCATCATAGTGTGATGGTGGCAAATTTGTCAGAAGCAGCTTGTGAATCAATTGAGGCAAATGGTCTTCTTGCTCGAGTAGGCGCTTATTATCATGATATCGGAAAAACAAAACGGCCCCACTTCTTTATTGAAAATCAAATGAATATGGAAAATCCGCATGATAAGATTTCGCCTCATCTAAGTAAAACGATTATTGTATCGCATGCCTCTGATGGCGCTGAGATGTTAAGGAAGCATCGATTGCCAAAAGAAATTGTGGATATTGCTGAACAACATCATGGTACAACATTATTGAAATATTTTTATTACAAAGCAAGTGAACTGCCGGATCAGACGGTTTCCGAAATGGAATTTCGATACCCTGGGCCAAAAGCACAGACAAAGGAAGCCGCAGTTGTCGGAATTGCGGATTGCATTGAAGCGGCGGTAAGATCGATGACGAAACCAAATCCAACAACGATTGAATCGCTTGTAAGAAAAATCATTACTGACAGACTAGAAGATGGACAATTTGACGAATGTGATTTATCACTAAAAGAGCTTGACATCGTTGCAAGAACGATTTTAGAAACGTTGAACGGCATTTTTCACAGTCGAATTGAGTATCCAACAGAAATAAAAAAGAAGGTGACTTCATGA
- a CDS encoding PhoH family protein, translating into MAESYVDLTLQLENSNEAQSLFGPGDEHLKIIEEALKVSLVTRGEGISVRGDEESITMVKEVVHTLHTLIKRGASISGRDVVYACQLVQQAMLDQLLELYQEEITTNAKGKPIKVKTLGQRHYVSAMKKTDLVFGIGPAGTGKTYLAVVMAVTALKYNQVKKIVLTRPAVEAGESLGFLPGDLKEKVDPYLRPLYDALHDVLGVEQTTRLIERGTIEIAPLAYMRGRTLDDSYVILDEAQNTTSQQMKMFLTRLGFGSKMVITGDITQIDLPKGKESGLAAVEKILKRVKDVSFIYLQQTDVVRHPLVQRIIDAYEHETK; encoded by the coding sequence TTGGCAGAATCTTATGTTGATCTTACATTACAGCTAGAAAATTCTAATGAAGCTCAAAGCTTATTTGGCCCTGGTGATGAGCATTTAAAGATAATTGAGGAAGCCCTTAAAGTGTCACTTGTTACTCGTGGAGAAGGTATATCTGTGAGAGGCGATGAAGAAAGCATCACGATGGTAAAAGAAGTTGTGCATACCCTTCACACCCTCATCAAACGAGGCGCAAGTATCTCTGGAAGAGACGTTGTTTATGCGTGTCAATTAGTGCAGCAAGCAATGCTTGATCAGCTTCTGGAACTGTATCAAGAGGAAATTACCACGAATGCAAAGGGAAAGCCGATTAAAGTGAAAACACTTGGTCAACGCCACTACGTATCGGCGATGAAAAAGACTGACCTGGTGTTCGGTATAGGGCCAGCTGGAACTGGAAAGACGTATCTTGCCGTTGTTATGGCGGTAACTGCACTTAAATACAATCAAGTGAAGAAGATTGTTCTGACTCGTCCAGCAGTTGAAGCTGGAGAAAGCTTAGGCTTTCTTCCAGGGGATTTGAAGGAAAAAGTAGATCCTTATTTACGTCCCCTATATGATGCTCTTCATGATGTTCTAGGGGTTGAACAAACGACTCGACTGATTGAAAGAGGTACGATTGAGATCGCTCCGCTTGCCTATATGCGAGGGCGAACCCTTGACGATAGCTATGTAATTTTGGATGAAGCACAGAATACAACCTCTCAACAAATGAAGATGTTCTTGACTCGGTTAGGTTTTGGTTCAAAAATGGTGATCACTGGTGATATCACACAGATCGATCTTCCTAAGGGAAAAGAATCAGGCTTAGCCGCCGTAGAAAAAATTCTTAAACGAGTAAAAGATGTTTCGTTTATTTATCTTCAGCAGACAGATGTTGTCCGCCACCCGTTAGTTCAGCGTATTATTGATGCATATGAACATGAAACAAAATAA